AGGGAATATGCTCTTCCCCTCTTCAATAAGCTCAATCTGGGCATCATTAGACCAGAAATTCAGGCAGCACAGTTTTAATTGAAGCCAGTCATGTTCCAGATGCTTCAAACTGTGGGCTAGTTTAGTGGGATGCCAAtagaggatcctcaccttcacctTCGCTTGTTCATTGACGTTAGTGACTCTTTCAAGCTGCCCGGAGTGATAGAGGATGCACTGAGACTAATGTTGTTCCCATACTCCTTGAGAGACAGAGCCAAAGCTTGGTTGAACTCTTTGCCATCTGATTCTGTGAGTACTTGGCAAGAGTTGGCTGATCAGTTTTTGATGAAGTGTTTTCCTCCCACTAAAAATGCCAAGCAACGCAATGAGATTACTTCATTTCAACAACTTGATGAAGAATCCTTATATGAGGCATGGGACCGGTTTAAGGAGTTGTTGCGCAAATGCCCTCACAATGGCATTCCTCATTGCATCCAGATAGAGACCTTCTATAACGATCTCAACACTCATACTAGGATGGTGGTTGATGCTTCAGCGAACGGGGCTGTTCCTGCTAAGTcctataatgaggcatatgaaatcCTTAAGAGAAtatccaacaacaactatcagtggcCCACTTCTAGATTTTCTACAGGTAGAAAGGTGGCCAGTATTAATGATGTAGATGCCAtcacttctttggcagcccaagtGTCTTCTATTTCTAATATGCTCAAGGCAATGAATATGGGGATGAATCAATAAATGGGGCAGCCTATGGGGACACAAATGGGCCAAATGGAGAGCATTTCTTGTGTGTATTGTGGTGAGGATCATACTTTTGACAACTATCCTTCTAAACCGACAACTATATGTTATATGGGGAAAAAAAATAGGAATGGTCCTTATTCTAATTCCTACAACCCATCACGGAGGCAacatccaaatttttcatggtgTAATCAAGGAGCTGGCCCTAGTAATCCTTCTATGCATCCAAGACCAAATTTTCGACCAGGTTACCCCCCACAAGCACCACAACAAAGGCCACAACAACAAGCAATGAAATCTAGCTCTCTTGAAAATATGTTGAAGGAATATATAGTGAAGAATGAATCCATGATTCAAAGCCAAGAAGCTTCATTGAGGAATTTAGAGAACCAAGTTGGGCAACTAGCTAATGAGTTTAGAAATAGACCCCATTGTACACTGCCAAGTGATACCGAGAATCCAAGGAATGTGGGCAAGGAACATTGTAAAGCCatcactttgaggagtgggaaaGAGTTGGAGAAGGACAAGACCAATTCTGGGCATGAGGGTGAACCCTCtttaatccaaataaatgaggtATTCCAAAAAGATGTTGAACTTCCTAGTGCATAAAAATCTGCCTTTGCCTAGAATGCTACAGAGATGTCATAGCATTGTCACCCAGCAAGTCCTATTTCAAACAGCCACCTCCATTTCCTCAACGTTTTCAGAAGAAAAAGTTCGATTCTCAATTCAAGAAATTTCTAGATATGTTGAAGCAGTTACATATCAACATCCCACTTGTAGAGGCACTTGAGCAAATGCCtaactatgtgaaattcatgaaagatGTTCTTACAAGGAATAGAAGGTTAGGAGAGTTTGAAATTGTGGCTCTAACCAAAGAGTGTAGTTCATTTTTGCAAGACAAGTTGCCACCAAATTTGAAGGATCCTGGGAGTTTCACTATTCCCTGTAGTATTGGGGATACTTATTGTGGGatggctttatgtgatttaggtgcGAGCATTAACATGATGCTAATGTCTGTTTTCAAGCAATTAGGGATTGGAGAAGTTAGGCCTGCTACAGTTACTCTTCAACTTGCAGACAGATCTCTTGCTCATCCGGATGGGAAGATTGAAGATGTATTGGTGAGGGTAGACAAATTCATATTTCCTACTGATTTTATTGTGCTAGACTATGAGGCAGATAGAGAGGTGCACATTATCTTGGGAAGGCCATTTCTTGCGACACGAAGAACTTTAATAGATGTGCAGAAGGGGGAGCTGACTATGAGGGTCCAagatgaaaatgtgacttttaatGTTTTTAAGGCTATGTGGTTTCCTGATGAGGTTGAAGAATGCTCAGTAGTTTCAGTGGTAGATTCTTTGGCATCAAGGGAGTTTGAGACTAGTAACGTTGGTGAACCATTAGAGAGGTTATTGTTGTTTGATTCACACaatgatgaagatgaggaggagtaCTTATCTTGGTTGAAGGCTAATTCTCAAGGGTTAAGAACAAGAGGCTGATTTGATTCATTGGAGTTGTCGTCTAGGGAGTTCAAAGCTCCTAAACCATCCATTGAAGAGCCACCTGAGTTGGAGTTGAAAGTCGTGCCATCACATTTACGATAAGCTTATTTGGGTCCATCATCCACTTTACCTATCATTATTTTAGCGGAGTTGAATCATGATCCAGAAGAAAAGTTGCTCGAGGTGTTGAGAAGGTTCAAAaaggccattgggtggactaTTGCAAATATTCGAGGTATCAGTCCTTCTTTGTGTATGCATAAGATCATGCTTGAAGACAATGAAAAAGGTTCTATTGAAGGGCAAAGAAGACTAAATCCTATCATGAAAGAAGTAGTGAAGAAAGAAATCATCAAGTGGTTGGAATGCGGACATTATTTACCATATCTCTGACAATTCATAGGTGAGTCCTATACAGTGTGTACCTAAGAACGATGAGATCACAGtggtgaagaatgaagaaaatgagtTGATTCCTactagaactgtgataggatggagGATTTGCATGGACTACAGGAAGCTAAAAAAGGCAACTAGGAAGGATCATTTCCCTCTTCCTTTCATTAATCAGATGCTAGACAGACTTGCTGGGAGACTTGCTGGGAGAGAGTACTATTGCTTCCTTGATGGGTACTCTGGTTACAATTAGATAACAGTGGCCCCAGAAGATCAGCACAAGACTACATTCACTTGCCCCTATGGTACCTTTTCATTTAGAAGAATGCCCTTTGGATTGTGCAATGCTCCTGCTACGTTTCAGCAATGTGTGATGGCTATCCTCACTAATATGGTTGAGCAGTTTCTAGAGGTGTTCATTGATGATTTTTCAGTCTTCGGGGATTCTTATGATGATTTTCTGAATAACTTGTGTAATGTGTTGAAGAGATGTGAAGAGACAAACCTAGTCCTTAACTGGGAAAAGTGTCACTTTATGGTTAAGGAAGGTATTGTTTTGGGGCATAAGGTATCTAAGGAAGGGATTGAAGTTGATAAGGCAAAAATTGAAGTCATTGATAAGTTACCACCTCCTAATTCAATGAAGAACATTAGGAGCTTTCTTGGGCATGTCGGTTTCTATAGAAGGTTCATCAAAGACTTCTCTAAGATTTCCCAACCACTTTGCAATCTTTTAGAGACTGATACACCTTTCCATTTCGATGGAGCATGTTTGAAGGTTTTTCAAGAGTTGAAAGAGAGATTAATTTCAGCCTCTATCATTATTGCACCGAATTGGAGTTTgccctttgaattgatgtgtgatgctaGCGATTTTTTCGTTGGGGTTGTGATGGGGCAGCGAAGGAACAAGGTGTTTCACTCTATTTATTATGCCAGCCGCACATTGACAGGAGCTCAATTGAATTACACTGTAACTGAGAAGGATCTACTAGCTATTGtctttgcttttgacaagtttcGCTCCTATCTTGTGGGAACTAAAGTAATTGTCTACACCGATCACTCAGCCATAAAGTACTTGATTGAAAAGCAGAACGCTATCCTCGATTGATTAGATGGGACTGTTGCTTCAAGAGTTTGATGCGGAAATCCAAGATAGAAAAGGAGTGGAGAACCAAGTAGCAAATCATTTATGTAGAATGGAAGGTGAGAAAGAATCAAGTTCATTAGTTCCCATCAAGGAGACATTCCTAGATGAGCAATTATTCAAAGTAAATCACTCTCAAGTTGTTCCTTGGTTTGTAGATTTTGCTAATTACTTGGTTAGTGGATTGTTTCCTCCGGATCTAACAAGCCAACAAAAGAAAAAGTTCTTGCATGATGTGAAGCACTACTTTTAGGAGGAGCCATTCTTGTTCAAACAATCCACTGACCAAATGATTAGGATATGTATTTTCGAGCAAAATAGGAGGATATCCTACATCATTGTCACTCTTCACCTTTGTGGAGGTCATTTTGGGGGATCGCGCATCGCATCTAAGGTACTTCAATGTGGGTTCTTTTGGCCTTTCTTATTCAAAGATGCTCATGCTTTTGTGTTGAGATGTGATCGATGCCAAAGGGTTGGTAATATTTCTAGAATGAATGAGGTGCCCTTAACTAATGTTCTTGAAATTGAATTGTTCGACGGGTGGGGTATCGATTTTATGGGCCCTTTTCCCTCCATCTTATGGCAACTTGTACATCTTGGTAGCTGTGGATTACgtttcaaaatgggtggaagcaattGCCTCTCCCACTAATGATGCTAAAGTTGTCATGAGGCTCTTAGAGAAGAATGTTTTCACTCGTTTTGGCACTCCAAGGGAAATCATTAGTGATGAGGGAACCCATTTAGTGAACAAAGTGTTGGCTAGCTTATTGGCTAAATATGATGTGAGGCACAAAGTAGCTACTTCTTACCATCCCCAAACTAATGGGCAAGTTGAGTTGTCCAATAGAGAGATTAAAGGTGTCCAGGAGAAAGTGGTGAGTCCCAACCGCAAGGATTGGTCCAAGAGGTTAGACTATGCATTGTGGGCCTATAGAATAGCTTTCAAGACACCATTGGGGATGTCACCATATTGTTTGGTATTTGGAAAAGCATGTCACTTACCAGTGGAACTTGGGCACCGCGCTTATTGGGCTATTCAAACACTCAACATGGACTTGCAACTTGCATGAGAAAAGAGAATGTTGCAGTTAAATGAATTAGAGGAGATGTGTTTATTCTCCTATGAAAATGCCAAACTACACAAGGAGAAAACAAAAAGGTGGCATGACAAGCATATTCTGCCAAGGGTGTTCGAAAAAGGCCAGTGAGTTTTGCTCTTTAACTCGTGTTTGAAACTATTCCCATGCAAGCTCAAGTCAAGATGGTCGGGCCCATTCTTGTTGGTTAAGGTATATCCTTATGGAGCAGTGGAATTATGTGAGGAAGGCTTCGGAAGGGAATTCAAGGTTAATGGCCAAAGGATCAAGCATTATTGGGGAGGTGAGGTTGAGCGAAACAAGTGTTCAGTCTCTTTGGAGGATCCTTGAAGAATATGTAAAAGCTTGGGTTGCTATGGAACTTTGAGATTTAATTGTAGAGCAACCCAAGTTTTATATAGacgtatattatatatatatatgaaaaaaaaattgattgaaaaaaaagagaagaaaagaaatatatgaaaaagaaaaatatatatatatgtatataatatatatatttctttggaACATTGAATTTCGATAGTTTAATGGAATTAAAAAAAAGGGGTTGCAAAATTTGGGTGATGTAACATCAAATTTAGCTTCCTCTTTGACTTGTTGTTGCTGGAGCAAAGTTCCATGATGTTAGAACATCAAATtgggcttgctctctgacttgctgtcGCTATAGCAAAATTCCATGATGTTGCATCATCAAATTAATTTGCTCTTTGACTTGCTTTTGCTGCAGAAAAGTTCCATGATGTTACAACATTGAAACAAAAATTTTTGGgattgctctctgacttgaagTTGCTGCACCCAAGACCCATTCAAAGCTCTCTCACTCTATCTTGGCTCTCACGTGCCCATTCACACTCAAGATTTGGGTAGCTCATTAGATAGTCTTCATTGGGGTCTCAAGAAATTTGTGCAACAAAAAAGTGCGTTCAAAAGGGTATCCTGCTCCTCTAAGGTACCTTATTACTCTTGTTTCCTCACTTTGGGCATTACAATTCATTGTGACTATTGGAATTTCTGTTATTGAGCATTATGCCTAGAAGCAAGCAAGTAGCCAATAGAAAGAAAAAACCAGTGGCCAATGAACAACCTGTTGTTGAAAAGTTTATATCCCCGAGGGCTGCTGAAAAATTCTGAAAACTTGTTGGGCGTGATATTTGGTTTGAGAGAGCATTCCCCACTGTTGGAAATCTGGATTATGTGACCACTGTGATTAATAATCACGGATGGCTTAATTTTTGTACAGCCTCACATGAGGCGTCGTTCCTTGGGTCGAATAATTCTATGCCAACTTTGTGTCACATAAATTGAGACAAGTCACGGTCAGGGGCAAGTTAGTTATGCACCTCAGGACATCAATGTTGTTTTTGGGTTGCCTAATATCAATGCGGCTGAGTATGGCGAAGTTTCCCCAAGCCAAAGTGATGCAGAACTTGCCAATATGTTGACAGAAGTTATTGTGGCGAGGACACAATGGAATGTTTCGCCGAAATTTGGAGCTCATACTATTCCTCGCACTTCCTTGACAACTCCTGCTCGTGTATGGAATCATTTTATCAAAACCACCATGTTGCCCACTACTCATGACCCCTCTGTCAGCAAAGATCGTGTCGTCCTACTTTTCAGCATTTTGACTCGCCTATCAATTAATGTGGGGGAGCTCATTTCCGAAGAGATCGTCGCCTTGGGTGTTAAGAAGAATAAGGGACCATTATTTTTTCCCATATTGATCACTGCCTTATTCCGCAACGCGGGTGTGCCCCTAGCTTCGGATGATGAACAACGTTACTCTCCTGATTACATTAATTCACATACAATTCGGAAGGTTACCAAAGTTCTTTCGAGTCAGAGAGAGCAGGCCTCAACCTCTGCCCCACTGCCATCGTCTCACCATGGCTCTGCTTTGCCCCCGAACCCCATTGTCGCAGAGCTTTATGCCACTCAGCAGAGTATGCTTAGTATGATGCATCATATGGAGGCCTAGTAGCAAACCTATCGGGGCTATGTGCGCCAGTGTGACAATGTATTGTGTCACTCtttccgcccccccccccccccccccgagcttTTCCCACCGTTTCCTGAGGCCATCATGGAGTGATGACGTGCACCTGAACCATCCGCTGC
The Humulus lupulus chromosome 6, drHumLupu1.1, whole genome shotgun sequence DNA segment above includes these coding regions:
- the LOC133785383 gene encoding uncharacterized protein LOC133785383; translation: MGQPMGTQMGQMESISCVYCGEDHTFDNYPSKPTTICYMGKKNRNGPYSNSYNPSRRQHPNFSWCNQGAGPSNPSMHPRPNFRPGYPPQAPQQRPQQQAMKSSSLENMLKEYIVKNESMIQSQEASLRNLENQVGQLANEFRNRPHCTLPSDTENPRNVGKEHCKAITLRSGKELEKDKTNSGHEGEPSLIQINEPPPFPQRFQKKKFDSQFKKFLDMLKQLHINIPLVEALEQMPNYVKFMKDVLTRNRRLGEFEIVALTKECSSFLQDKLPPNLKDPGSFTIPCSIGDTYCGMALCDLGASINMMLMSVFKQLGIGEVRPATVTLQLADRSLAHPDGKIEDVLVRVDKFIFPTDFIVLDYEADREVHIILGRPFLATRRTLIDVQKGELTMRVQDENVTFNVFKAMWFPDEVEECSVVSVVDSLASREFETSNVGEPLERLLLFDSHNDEDEEEYLSWLKANSQGLRTRG